The Hermetia illucens chromosome 2, iHerIll2.2.curated.20191125, whole genome shotgun sequence genomic interval TCTTTTTAGTCAGAAACCCTCCTTACACACTATATTAGGTTTAAATTCGAATACTAAACTTCCGTGCTGTGGGTTTGTATTCGAACTTTCTTCACACTTCCATTGCGATTCATTGGCGGCGAATGTCCCGACCCTGAGAAGCCTGGATTTTGTATGCCGAGTCCTTCCCGTGGTGGCCGTGGCTTTTTCAGACTCGATCTTAGGGGCGATCGCACTACCGTGTCTGCTGAAGATCCGTTGGAAACGCTCGTAAGCGTCGTGCTCATAGAAGCCATACTACCGTTCGTTATTCCACTGTACGGCTTGCCTGATGCGTCTGTTACTGATACCCCTGAAAGGTAAACATTCTGTTAGAATATCGAAATTCTTCTTGGCTACTGAAGTGACgatttatataaatatcaattttatTCATACCATTCTTTGGTCGTCTCTCCCGGAAACCAGGATTATTATATGTAGTTGCTGTTGAAGGTGATGTGTCCACAGGTACAGTTGGATCCCCACCAGCTCGGCGAGAGAAAAGAACATCGTAACCAGCCATTACGAACAATGCGATAGTCAAAACTACTACTATTATCTGAATATAGAAGTGAATGAAAAATGGTTCATTAAATGTACAAGCAAGAGAATCGACGCTGTTACCTGTATGTAAAATGATACTCCTCGGGATACGCGGAAGCCACTTCTTCCCGTATCATCCATGAAAATTGCGAATAATACAGTCGCAACGATGGCTAGAAGCACTGGAAGAACATTTACAAGATTAGTTCAATCCAAGTCTAGATCAGGTGAACCCAAAAACTTACTTCCTATTAGTGCTAGCACTAGTTTTCCTATCACCAGCGTACTGTAGTTCATCATAAACTTTTCCCGTGATGATATCATGGCGATTTGTATGACGCAGAGAATGCAAAATAATCCTAATGCTGCAGCGCTCGATGCCGCTAGAATACCGCTTATGTAAATACCCACTGCAAGGATAcatgaattgaaaattaatcTAAATTTTATTGGTTAGGAAAAAAGCTCTTACGTGATGGTCTGAATCGTGAGACATCTTGACCGCATTTCTCGCGATTATAGCTTAATTGTTTGCACACTAACCATGGTCCAAAGTAACCCCTGTCAGCATCCCATCCAGCTGAAATGTTTGAAAAGAGAAAACATGAGTAAAAAAAAGCGTTTTATGGACAGAACTTATATGTTATTATAGATGTTCTTGGTAATATTTGTCAGCAAAATGTGTAGATCGGCACATAACAGGGACTCATCTTACCTACAGGTGTATTTTGGACTCTCACGTTTTCGTTAGTTAACTGTTTTTAGGCGAATCACATGTCTTCCACTTTTGTTAACTCTGATTTAAAAGATTTTTGGTAGAGCACAAATAATTAAAAGATACGTAAGGTCAAACTTTGATCTCCCTCTTTGGTGTCCCCTCAACGCCCGGAGACAGTATTCAATCCCTCAGGGCAAAATAAAGATATCTCTAAGACCCAGAGAGGAAATCATTAGAGGACTCCAATAtggaaacaaatcggaataccggaagctggacgcctcgGATaccaaagttttgtgttcatcttttgtgagaaatttcctacgcgcgttttcccattcgtacatagctaactCCGCCATTCATAtcaattcactttatatgatgatgacgtcatacacggcttaaattgaaataaattcacgtgaaatacaaaattttgaccttctgtaactttgttaataatagttgacttTCTCCAAACTTTCAAATAGTGTATTATACTATTGCTTTTAATGGTACCAAATTTTGGATTGCTAGGATGAACAAAATaaacaagaacaataaagataggagactacaattttaacaccgtttataatttctcctagctgggttcgaaaatcacaaccgataacaagtacgatgacgaaatccgcggacggttatTGGTAGCTAATAGAACCTGCtttagcttgcaaaaactgtttcgcgcgaaacgtctcaccataggatcaaagctcttattgtacaagacaatgatgttgtcagatcttatgtattcctcggagacttgagttcttagcaaggaaaatctcGAAGTTTTGGccacctccgaaaaatttttggacccctacatgagaatagacgattccgcagcctacataacgatgaacgatatcatgaccgtctggttgtcgaTAAGATCCGGATCAATAGGTTGTGGCGGGCgagtgacttaatccgtatggatgaggagggcaatatctatggtagaaaaaaaaaaaacgaggcaaatcgtgcctgagatggagcgatggcgtagaccaggacgccagacaccttttacagatagcgaattggtggacctcggcgcaaaaccgagatgtctggagttcctagaTCGGATACTGACTGTTGCGTGGTTTATTTTGTGGTGTTTGcgggtcaatttctaaaatgtgctaatatgctattattgactatttgagtagatatcagaataggatgtattttgaggcctacatctCACAATGGTTTATCTACATGAAATGAaccgttgtgatttttttcagatttttcgattggataggttctgagaattagACttattacacttttcggggcattCATTTTGGGCCCTTACTcatctatgtttcactcaatgtcAGAAACAAGATCAAtttcgaagagtactaatcaagccctttcatcccacataaccattattctgtgaaacaaaattacactcccctttcTGGTGTATGGAAATCTCTCCGTAAACTCAactttgctatatgtaaagagattcacagaccacatgttctcaccaaatttcctgaCACTAGCCTCAGCCGCTTTCGAGTAAATCCTGTATGGCAGACAAACCGACAAACgcacaaacagacattgaatagattctaataaggttttgttccacacaaaaccttaaaaagcaataaTTCCGATAGAACGGTCGCGATGTTACTTCCATAATATGTTGTTCCCAaggccagataaaggaggagggtttgaggctaaatagaaataaaatactTTGTAGGAGGCGCAGCGATATTTGAGTTCTAACTTAAgaacacgaacgcggtaaaaatgtctatagatttctctttttcgatAGTCTATCTATTCAATATAAAGTCGGCACTGCAATGATTTTTCGCAATACCTAATACCGAAGAATTCGGGCGCTTAGTTAACTTGCTCTGCTGaagagtaaagtttgaagtatggaagatgtattaaaaccgctttgtgtctctgtcgATGTTCGTCAGGGAAGCACCCACTAGCCACTCctcttttttcttgctatggacgCTGTTACACGGACCATCTAACGTCCAGCAACATACACATTATTCGTTTTTCTAGAGTTACATAACAAAGCCAGTCTTAAGCAACTTGTACAAAAgtggaatgaccgcctcataCAGCATGAATCTCCAATGAAGCAGGCACTGTCACTGTCAGTGGGAGTGACCTACCGGGAACTGGGTTATTTtcgatcaacgctatcaacacTGGTAAATTGCGTGAATATTGACCTCGACtgaaagcgaccaaaaggccgaacgGAACAGCGATGGATGAATACAGCAGACGATGACCTGAGAGTCTCtcaacttcatccagatcaacctatgaccgagcaaaatggtacaattgatcaagacgagccgatcgAGTAgtacaaagactaaagaaaaagaagctcTACCCTTCCCTAAGCGTGTGAATAAACCAAAAATACATTCAACTGACACAGTTAACCCTCCCAAATCATTTAATGCTAGGCGAATCTCTTCTTCTCTATAATCAGAAGCAACGGAAAAAGAACTACGCAATCTTTGTTGATTGCGCCAACTGGTTTAAAGGCATTTAAAATAACATTATGGACCACAGATACAAAAAAGTAGGTTTCGCCAGATTCAAAGTGTTCTTCGATTTAACCCACACgaatgattttgttttaaatgAAAAGTTCAAAGTATAATAATGCACAATTTCATATACAGATATGGTATTATCAAACGTAATCCCCCTTTTTCacggaaaaaaatattaagcaATACAAAATTACCGGTCAAAATTGTCAGTTACCCTTAACAGAAGTGCTCCAACTGGGcgataagaaaaaaaatgaatcgtGATCAAGAATAAAGTTAGAGTCGGAACAAGGATTGTAACAAAAACCCTCAACCATCTAAAGGAAGGAAAAGTCTCCAGAGCTACCGTCAAAGATTACATCAGGAGCCGCTCGTGGAGAAAACATGCCTATGTTCTGCGCTTCTAACCGGAAAGAACATTGAAGGCAGAAGAAGGTTTTGTAAGAGGTTAATCGACGAAGGTTTGACTCTAGGAAATGTGAGAGTCAAGAAATGAAAATTTCGCATACTTTCTATAGATGGATGATGTACGATTT includes:
- the LOC119648757 gene encoding uncharacterized protein LOC119648757, with the translated sequence MAGPKTALYAAGLTCLGFICFALASTAVGVPIWGYYDNPTAGWDADRGYFGPWLVCKQLSYNREKCGQDVSRFRPSLGIYISGILAASSAAALGLFCILCVIQIAMISSREKFMMNYSTLVIGKLVLALIGMLLAIVATVLFAIFMDDTGRSGFRVSRGVSFYIQIIVVVLTIALFVMAGYDVLFSRRAGGDPTVPVDTSPSTATTYNNPGFRERRPKNGVSVTDASGKPYSGITNGSMASMSTTLTSVSNGSSADTVVRSPLRSSLKKPRPPREGLGIQNPGFSGSGHSPPMNRNGSVKKVRIQTHSTEV